From one Rhodamnia argentea isolate NSW1041297 chromosome 1, ASM2092103v1, whole genome shotgun sequence genomic stretch:
- the LOC115750265 gene encoding DNA-directed RNA polymerase V subunit 7-like, which produces MFLKVQLPWNVIISAENLDVKGLMLQRSIIIRLLDDFACKKATKDLGYFLAVTTLESIGEGKVRQHSGDVLFPVVFSGITFKLFRGEILDGVVHKVLKHGVFLRCGPVENIYLSNLKMGDYKYVPGENPVFLNDKLSKIGKDVTVRFMVIGTKWLEVERDFQALVSLEGDFLGPVS; this is translated from the coding sequence ATGTTTCTGAAGGTGCAGCTCCCGTGGAACGTGATCATTTCAGCAGAAAACCTGGACGTGAAGGGACTAATGCTGCAAAGGTCCATCATAATACGCCTCTTGGATGACTTCGCATGTAAGAAGGCGACAAAGGACCTGGGTTATTTCCTCGCTGTGACGACACTGGAAAGCATCGGCGAAGGGAAAGTGAGACAACATTCTGGAGACGTCCTTTTCCCTGTGGTCTTCAGCGGCATCACCTTTAAGCTTTTCCGGGGAGAAATCCTGGACGGAGTCGTGCACAAGGTGCTCAAGCATGGGGTATTCTTGAGATGCGGGCCTGTCGAGAACATCTACCTCTCCAATCTGAAGATGGGCGACTACAAGTACGTGCCGGGGGAGAATCCTGTCTTCCTGAACGACAAGCTCTCCAAGATCGGTAAAGATGTGACTGTCCGATTCATGGTGATTGGGACAAAGTGGCTCGAGGTGGAGAGGGATTTTCAAGCGCTGGTCAGCTTGGAAGGTGATTTCCTAGGACCTGTTTCTTAG
- the LOC115750262 gene encoding pentatricopeptide repeat-containing protein At3g12770-like, whose translation MQAQRRSDILCQLQARAFSSCTHASTSSSSSRLEAHHDHLLKNSCDDASSLKQIHSSLTTRGLITQDPHLSAQVIIKYSKFGRPDSARSLFDGITAKCGRPNSFLWNTMMRAYANNGHRADTLELYALMRRGGVLPNNYTFPFVLKACASDSKPLARGWEVVHGETIKTGFDSDMYVEAALVDAYAKCGQISYARKVFDGMTKRDLVCWTSMITAYEQAEQPQDSLMLFCRMQQEESLSPDPVAVVSVASAVGQVGDVKSAKSVHAYAIQNGILGDVCVGNSVVAMYTKCGNIEYARMAFDRMKDRDRISWNSMLSGYVQNGHANEALLLFEQMKDSGCQPNPVTALIMVSACAFLGSRHLGKKIHDYILENEMKVDITLQNALMDMYAKCGNLETASKMFYEIHPKERDVSSWNVLISAYGMHGHGEEALNLYLQMQEKGVAPNHITFTSILSACSHAGLINEGRKCFADMSKFSVTPEVKHYACMVDMLGRAGLLDEAFDLIKSMPASPNGGVWGALLLACRVHGNSELGEIAANNLFQIEPAHPGYYVLLSNIYAASRRWQEVGKLRENMKTRGLSKPAAFSVIEYGQEAIGFHTADQLNPYRGEVYRHMERLLVEMKMRGYLPDQSCVLHDVEDEDKDHILNYHSEKLAVAFGIMRTDPESVITVSKNLRICNDCHSAFKFLSDIYQRRIVVRDANRFHHFQAGSCSCKDYW comes from the coding sequence ATGCAAGCGCAACGTCGCTCGGACATCCTCTGCCAGCTTCAAGCAAGAGCCTTTTCATCATGCACACACGCCTCGACATCGTCCTCGTCCTCTCGCTTGGAGGCCCACCACGATCACCTCCTCAAGAACTCCTGCGACGATGCTTCCTCGTTGAAGCAAATCCACTCTTCTCTCACCACTCGCGGTCTCATCACGCAAGACCCGCACTTGAGCGCTCAGGTCATCATCAAGTACTCCAAATTTGGACGCCCAGATAGTGCGCGGTCCTTGTTCGACGGCATCACTGCTAAATGCGGGAGACCCAATTCGTTCCTATGGAACACTATGATGCGTGCGTATGCCAACAATGGGCATCGTGCGGATACTTTGGAGCTTTATGCCCTTATGCGCAGAGGTGGCGTCCTGCCCAATAACTACACTTTCCCTTTTGTTCTCAAGGCGTGCGCTTCCGATTCGAAACCGCTTGCGCGCGGCTGGGAAGTTGTTCATGGGGAGACCATTAAAACTGGGTTTGATTCCGATATGTATGTTGAGGCGGCTTTGGTCGATGCATATGCAAAATGCGGGCAAATCAGTTACGCGCGCAAGGTGTTTGATGGAATGACGAAGAGGGACCTCGTTTGTTGGACCAGCATGATTACTGCCTATGAGCAGGCTGAGCAGCCTCAGGATTCACTGATGCTATTTTGCAGGATGCAGCAAGAAGAGAGTCTTTCGCCTGATCCGGTTGCCGTGGTTAGTGTTGCCTCCGCTGTTGGGCAGGTGGGGGATGTTAAGAGTGCTAAGTCAGTCCATGCGTATGCCATCCAGAACGGGATTTTGGGGGACGTCTGTGTCGGGAATTCAGTAGTTGCAATGTACACCAAATGTGGGAATATAGAATACGCGCGCATGGCTTTCGATAGGATGAAGGATAGAGACAGAATTTCTTGGAACTCCATGCTTTCAGGATATGTACAAAATGGACACGCCAATGAAGCTCTGTTGCTGTTTGAGCAGATGAAGGATTCTGGGTGTCAACCTAATCCTGTGACGGCATTGATTATGGTATCTGCATGTGCTTTCCTGGGATCCCGCCATCTTGGGAAGAAGATCCATGACTACATACTCGAGAATGAGATGAAAGTCGACATAACACTGCAAAATGCATTAATGGACATGTATGCTAAGTGTGGGAACTTGGAAACAGCTAGTAAGATGTTCTATGAAATTCATCCGAAAGAGCGGGATGTGAGCTCATGGAATGTGCTGATTTCAGCATATGGCATGCATGGGCATGGAGAAGAAGCATTGAACCTCTACTTGCAGATGCAAGAGAAAGGTGTTGCACCGAATCACATCACTTTCACGTCCATTCTTTCTGCATGTAGTCACGCCGGCTTGATCAATGAAGGCAGAAAGTGTTTCGCAGATATGTCAAAGTTTTCTGTCACGCCGGAGGTGAAACATTACGCTTGCATGGTTGACATGCTTGGGCGAGCTGGACTCTTGGATGAAGCTTTTGATCTCATTAAAAGTATGCCGGCATCACCGAATGGTGGAGTTTGGGGAGCACTCCTTTTAGCCTGCCGAGTTCATGGGAACAGTGAATTGGGGGAGATTGCTGCAAACAATCTCTTTCAGATTGAGCCAGCACATCCAGGATATTATGTGCTCTTGTCAAATATATATGCTGCATCGAGGAGATGGCAAGAAGTTGGGAAGCTGAGAGAAAACATGAAAACTAGAGGACTAAGTAAACCTGCAGCTTTTAGCGTGATAGAATATGGTCAAGAGGCAATAGGATTTCATACTGCTGACCAGTTGAATCCATACCGTGGTGAAGTTTACAGGCATATGGAGCGGTTGCTTGTTGAGATGAAGATGCGAGGGTATTTGCCAGACCAGTCATGTGTTCTTCATGATGTTGAAGACGAAGACAAGGATCACATTCTGAATTATCACAGTGAGAAGCTCGCAGTTGCATTCGGAATAATGAGGACAGATCCGGAATCAGTGATTACTGTGAGCAAGAACCTTCGCATTTGCAATGACTGTCACTCAGCCTTCAAGTTTCTTTCGGACATATACCAGAGGAGGATTGTGGTGAGAGATGCTAACCGGTTCCATCACTTCCAAGCTGGCTCTTGTTCATGCAAGGATTACTGGTGA
- the LOC115750261 gene encoding protein transport protein Sec23A, which yields MDFVELEVIEGLRWSWNAWPTSKSESSSLVIPLSIMCTPLAQFPELPVLTYDPLICTRCGGVLNPYARVDYPSRIWVCPFCHQRNPFPRSYAGIGENNLPAELFPTYSAVEYASPTANSGLGIGFSNSTLSMLSLNSGFNARAGSSASLNRNWGDGSSPSSVRANVDHRFSKLEGKSWGSNPNMNQGWANGSPRSIPSVASASSFSSLSVSSADVRGVGPAFVFVVDVCSSEEDLRALKNELLLVVEQLPESALVGLVTFDSMVRIHDLGFPECSRVVVFHGERELSADQVQQFLGIHRKRYQQPGKPPIIQNQGYLLPVSECEFSITTAIEEIHCSTAARPASRPLRCTGTAISVAVGLVQGCLSNVGSRVMVFTSGPATLGPGIVVDLDRNNSIRTHRDLINGCAPYYLKSCSFYKRLLQRLSDASIVLDLFACSLDQVGAAELKAPVDNSGGFMMLGESFESYEFRKCLKNFFSRDEQGNLKMYFDVTIEVVTTQDLKICGALGPCVSLQKSNGLVSENVIGEGGTNSWKVGALTNKACIAFFFQVGDEKKIQPGTAFFIQFITSYRYGISSIRKRVTTTARRWVGKNSPEIASGFDQEAAASVMARLAIHRMESCYARDVIRWLDDALIRFASKFGDYIQEDPSTFRLSSNFSLYPQFMYYLRRSQFIDVFNSSPDETAFFRLMLNREGVVGSLIMMQPTLFQYSFDGPPVPVLLDVRSISPDVILLFDSYFNVVIHYGSKIAQWRKLGYDKDPNHENLRKLLEAPEIDAEQLVVERAPPPKLIKCDQHSSQARFLLAKLNPSVTQNSTYTDGSDVILTDDLSLQVFIEHLQALAVQG from the exons ATGGACTTCGTCGAGCTAGAAGTGATCGAAGGGCTTCGGTGGTCGTGGAACGCGTGGCCAACCTCCAAATCCGAGTCCTCGTCCCTCGTCATCCCTCTCAGCATCATGTGCACTCCTCTCGCGCAATTCCCGGAGCTCCCCGTCCTCACCTACGACCCCTTGATCTGCACCCGCTGCGGCGGCGTCCTGAACCCTTACGCCCGCGTCGACTACCCGTCACGGATCTGGGTGTGCCCCTTTTGTCACCAAAGAAACCCCTTTCCTCGTTCCTATGCTGGTATTGGAGAGAACAACCTGCCGGCGGAGCTCTTCCCGACTTACAGCGCGGTGGAGTACGCCAGCCCGACTGCGAACTCAGGTTTGGGTATCGGTTTTAGCAATAGTACGCTTTCCATGTTGTCATTGAATTCGGGTTTTAATGCGAGGGCGGGTTCAAGTGCTAGTTTGAATAGGAATTGGGGTGATGGGTCGTCGCCAAGTTCAGTTCGGGCAAATGTGGATCATAGGTTTAGTAAGTTGGAAGGGAAAAGTTGGGGTTCGAATCCTAATATGAACCAAGGTTGGGCAAATGGATCACCCAGGTCGATCCCTTCTGTGGCTTCTGCTTCGTCCTTTTCATCATTGTCGGTGTCAAGTGCTGATGTGCGTGGAGTGGGGCCGGCGTTTGTGTTTGTGGTGGATGTTTGTTCGAGCGAGGAGGACCTGAGGGCGCTTAAGAATGAGCTGTTGCTTGTGGTGGAGCAGTTGCCGGAGAGTGCACTTGTGGGGTTGGTTACTTTCGATTCGATGGTCAGGATTCATGATCTCGGTTTTCCGGAGTGCTCAAGGGTTGTGGTTTTTCATGGAGAACGCGAGCTCTCAGCTGATCAG GTTCAACAATTCCTGGGTATCCATCGCAAAAGGTATCAACAGCCTGGAAAGCCACCAATTATTCAAAATCAGGGGTATTTGCTTCCTGTGTCTGAATGTGAATTTAGCATCACAACTGCTATTGAAGAGATCCATTGTTCAACAGCAGCGAGGCCTGCGTCTCGCCCCCTGAGATGTACAGGGACTGCAATATCAGTTGCAGTGGGACTTGTACAAGGGTGCTTGAGCAATGTGGGGTCTCGGGTCATGGTATTCACATCAGGACCCGCCACACTTGGCCCGGGTATAGTCGTAGATCTTGATCGGAATAATTCCATCCGAACACACAGAGATCTCATTAATGGGTGTGCACCGTACTATTTGAAATCTTGCAGCTTTTACAAGAGATTATTGCAGAGGTTATCTGATGCGTCCATTGTTCTTGATTTATTTGCGTGTTCCCTTGATCAAGTCGGAGCTGCAGAACTAAAAGCTCCTGTTGATAACTCGGGTGGATTTATGATGCTGGGAGAATCTTTTGAGTCGTATGAATTCCGAAAGTGTTTGAAGAACTTCTTTAGTCGTGACGAACAAGGAAATCTGAAAATGTACTTTGATGTAACAATTGAGGTAGTGACAACACAAGATCTGAAGATTTGTGGTGCTTTAGGACCCTGTGTTTCTCTTCAGAAAAGCAATGGTTTAGTGAGCGAGAACGTGATCGGGGAGGGCGGTACTAATTCATGGAAGGTGGGCGCACTCACAAATAAAGCATGCATAGCTTTCTTCTTCCAAGTTGGTGACGAGAAAAAGATCCAGCCAGGAACCGCATTCTTCATACAGTTCATAACTAGTTACCGCTATGGAATCTCAAGTATTAGAAAGAGAGTGACAACCACTGCGAGAAGATGGGTTGGCAAGAACTCCCCTGAAATTGCCTCAGGGTTTGATCAAGAAGCAGCAGCCTCGGTTATGGCTAGACTTGCCATCCACCGCATGGAGAGCTGCTATGCTCGAGATGTGATTAGATGGTTAGACGATGCACTTATCCGTTTTGCTTCTAAGTTTGGAGACTACATACAGGAAGATCCGTCTACATTTCGCTTGTCTTCAAACTTCTCACTATATCCCCAATTCATGTATTATTTGAGGAGGTCGCAGTTTATAGACGTTTTCAATAGTTCTCCAGATGAGACAGCTTTCTTCAGACTGATGCTTAACCGTGAGGGTGTAGTGGGATCTCTTATCATGATGCAGCCCACACTTTTCCAGTATTCATTTGATGGACCCCCGGTTCCGGTGCTACTAGATGTTCGGTCCATCTCTCCCGATGTTATATTACTTTTCGATTCTTATTTTAATGTGGTTATTCATTATGGGTCTAAGATTGCCCAGTGGAGGAAGCTTGGCTATGATAAAGACCCGAACCATGAGAATCTGAGGAAGTTGTTGGAGGCACCAGAAATCGATGCGGAACAGTTGGTGGTTGAAAGAGCTCCGCCACCGAAGCTGATAAAATGCGACCAGCACAGTAGTCAGGCGAGGTTTCTTCTTGCTAAGTTGAACCCCTCAGTTACTCAGAACTCCACCTACACCGACGGGTCGGATGTTATTTTAACCGATGATTTGAGCTTGCAAGTTTTTATAGAGCACCTGCAAGCTTTGGCAGTTCAGGGGTAA